The Theobroma cacao cultivar B97-61/B2 chromosome 1, Criollo_cocoa_genome_V2, whole genome shotgun sequence genome contains the following window.
ACTAAATGAGACAACCCAAGGAAAAAGTTAAACGAGGGGGTGAACTTACCTTATGCTCTATAAACATcaataatgaaagaaaagtCCAACCCAAGGTATTACAACTATCATCGAGCAATTGGTCATTCATTTATTGAGTATAAAAACCTTTCACCAGTAGGTGCAAATTGGCAAAGTATTAATAGGAACCAATAAAACCCAAAacaacttaatttttgttcaTTTAAATCTTGGAGGCATGTAAATGCAATTATTCATGCTGACCATGAGGATCCTTCTTTTTCAACTACTCAGATTGAGAATGCACACCAACTACTGTGGTTACTTTTTCTATCGCTAGCTTGTTAACAACGACACTTAATTTTGGATGCTACTTTGACCAacttagggttttttttttaaagtaaaaaatgaaGCTACTATAAGCTTGTTGTATGTAGTTGGAGTATAGTATGACAAGTACAACTTAATGGGATGACCTATGAGAAAAATGGTTAATAGTTATCATAATGGCATAATGTTTATTGAAGAAGATATGTGCACGTCACATTTTTATCATAATAAGTCTGTTTACTTGAAAATCACGATTAATGCATATCTATTAAAAGAACATATTATTGATGTGGTTGGCATAATAGAGCATCAATATGACATTCTTTATGGTCGGATCTTGTTAGAGCACTAGATTAGTGCTTTTTGTATCTAGCTCTAGTTGTAAAGCATCAAATTGATCCTTTTGTTGCCAAATCTAGTTGTGGAGACATCGATGTTGTTATCGTCTTCCAATGGTGGAGAaaagttagagagagaaaatatgaaaaatgaataGGTTTTGTCttatataaaatagtaatttttaaatttgattaagaGTATTTTTGTAACCTATTCCTACACAATTGGAAAAGCCATAGCCATGGGATCCAaacacaatttaaaaaaaaagataaacgAAATAGGGAAGGGATTATTATTCCATTCCCCACAGCTAAATATTCGCATTACGTCATGTTTTGTTGGGGGAATGGCTAAGCCATTCTCCTTCTAGTCcttacaaaattttatcctcttgtttgatttatttttggggaaggaatagccattccaaaaggaatgactattcttcaaaatttgacaaaagcttggaatagctaataccacaTTCCCtcatggtattagctattccacACCCATGGGAATAAAGTCCAAATATTTTGGATTAAAATGtccttatttattttcaaaaattacaaacttaaacttataaaattaatattttaaattaaaaaataaaaatttttttaaatttttttatttaatatttttaatttaatgattttgatttaagaTTTATTGTCTTAGTCATTGTTTGTTGAAAGCGACAAAATAAGAATTTGATTAATCACCTAATGTtagttattacttatttatttaggtATTACTTGTTTGCTTTCCTATAaattatttgtgtttttttttattcatttagaTTCTTCTgaacaattaagttttttattcagaattactttttttattgaattgtttattgatattatatttaatttgtgtgattaattttaaaaaattactttttattgaattatttattaataacttttaatatttttaatggatTGCTTTTCATTgagatttttgttattatgtttgttaatttttatttgttattaagtttatttagaaattgagattattgttattattataatatttatgattatactagatattttttaaaataaattattaagattgattctttgaatgatttttaaaatttattcatataattttttaataaatttttttaaattactttatatTGTTTTGACTCTTCACCTAACACGAAATCTTGACCCTGCTACTGGATGAAGATATGTACTATCGAGTCGGNNNNNNNNNNNNaatttaaattataaattaaatattattatttttaatattattattaaagtataaataaaatattaatatttaaactatcaattttttatattttaaataaattatatattgttaatatttaaaaataaaataatttaaaaataaataatcataataacatttaaattatatataaaatattaatattttataatattaataattaaattataaataaaatattaaaatttttaaaaaataaaataaaataatcatatatatatatataataaaagatatttttattttttatttatttcaaaattattattactagctatacattaaaataaatcataataattatttcaattaaatttcattcattatatcaaactaataataattattttattttatttttacataataattattttattttatttttatttatttctcaaaCCAACTTGCTATTACAGTAACGTGGCTTTAAATGATTGGAATGGGAGCGTAGCTGTTTCCTACAACCCTTTCTCTGCCGTTAGAGTGGGGAAGGGAGACGGATGGAGCAGAGTTTGGGCGGTACTTTTTTTGAAACCCCTAAAAGCAAAATAGCAAGAGTTGGGTTctttaccaaaaaaataaacaccAGAAAAACCTCTCTCACTCACTCAGTGCTCAAATTTCCCAATTGTTTTACAAAGAAATGGCAGGAGCATTAAAACTACCGAGTGCCTTTGCGATAACCCCACACAAAGTTTCTCTCTGCATTTTGGTTCAGATCTACGCTTCCCCTTCTCAAGTTTCCGTCCCTTTCCCTTTCTCCTCCGTTTCTCAACACAACCGCCTGGGCTTGTATTTGTTAGCTCTCACCAAGGTATTCTAACGCTTTccttttatttctatttttttttctgaaaataaTGTTCGCTTTTGCATGCAAGTGAACTTTCAGTTTTTGCTTCCGGAATCGGAAAAGCAAGTTGCAATAGTTACGAAATGATCGAAGGTTAAGTTTAGTCTTTTCTGGTTCGCGAATTATTTCGTTGCATTTTGACGTTTTCACTATCAAATTTTCATGTTGCAGTCGTGTGATGACATTTTGGAGCCAAAATTAGATCAACTCATTAGCCAATTGAGGGAGATTGGTGGTTTGTTGGATCATTGGTTAACTGATCATTTAACTAGTCGGCTATCGTCTTTATCATCACCTGATGATTTATTCAATTTCTTTAACGATATGCGAGgttagttttatttatttatttattaatttttgtttatatcactttgtcatcttcttcttctcttttgctgttgttaatttatttataactttttttagGAATACTTGGAGGACCTGATTCAGGAGTTATGGAAGATGACCAGGTCATTTTGGACCCAAACAGTAACTTGGGGATGTTTCTTCGCCGTTGCATACTTGCTTTCAACCTCTTAACTTTTGAGGTATTTCTATCTTGCCTTTTAAGTTGTACATATCATGTTTTGAATTGTGTTGGTGCTTGCACTCGTTTGCAACTCTTTGCTTTTGTTCCAATCATGGTTTATTTGCAATTTCTAAAATATACTTGAAATTACAATGCAAGAATCACAATAGAGATAGAGTATGTGGCTGTTATCACCATTTCAGATTTGTGCTGCCCATTGAAGTAAAATTCTGTTAGTGCCCTCTCTGTTTGTTGATACCTTTCATTCTATATCCTGATATTGATGGTTGGGTGCAAGTGTTAGGTTAGCAATTAAATTAACATTCTGGTAACTGCTGTTCAGTTGAATGCAGTTACATTTTCTACCATTAGAGTTTGTACATATTGTATCTAAATGTTATAAACCCCTGTTCTATGCTTTTCTTCTAAgtatttataatttcttttctcactTAGTTTTTCTaaccattttcctttttgggtGTAAATAGAAGGTTGAATGGGCTGTTTGAGAGATTCTTGTTTAAGCATAGACTAAGTTGATGCTACTGCATTTTGTCACACAATGCAGGGTATCTGCCATCTTTTGACAAATATAGGGATCTATTGTAAGGAAGCCATTTCAAGTTGTTCATCATATGAGTTGCGCCGGTTAGACGATTCTGGTAATGATTTGGAATCTTTATCTGAGTATGAGAACATGGATCTCAatcttgtttttaaaaaaataaatgaagaaatggAAGCAAGGAAAAGAGCCACTGAACAAGTTTCttttcatcttcatcttccGAAGGAGCTATCAACATTGGTTGAAGGTAGTTTTATACGTGTAAAGCATGTTTTTGTGATTGTAAGTTATTACACTCTGTTGCTTGAACAGGAGACTAATGGTTACATTTTTTATGATGGTAGGATTTTTAGTGCAATTTTTCATTGGCATGTTgctaataatatttattaaatcacAAAAATTGTACACTAGAAGCCAATGAATCTATTTGTTGACTTCACATCTAGTTTCATCAATCTTAAAATGAATATAAGGGATTTTTGTTTGGACACTGTCTAAGAGTGACAAGCTTTTAAGTAATGCAAAAAGCACTTGGTGTCAACTGGAGGATACTCTTGTTTCCTTTGGTTGATGATACTTTATATACTATTCTGCTCATCGGTTGTCACTTAATATGCCTACTGAATAGTTAGGTTTCTGTTCTGGTTGCTAAACTTTTTGCTTTATTTAAGGTGTCTTGGGTTAGAGTTTATGGCTTTGAATGTTTGTTTCATTTATcaaaattgagttaattgtgacGTTATTATGGTGAGTTTATGTTAAATCCGTACCATTGTACTAGTCTATTGCTTATCAGTTTTGTAATTACACATGCAGATATTGAGGTTTTTGCTGACCCTAAATCAGAACACAATGACAAAGGCAGAGAATCTTCTTCATATGCCTCTTCTGGCGATTTACTCAGAGATTTTGATCCCAATGGTGGGGTATTTTTGCGCACCAATTGGCAAATACAAGGCTACTTGACAGAGCAAGCTGATGCGATTGAAAAGTAAGCCATTTGTTgacattttacatttttttaactttttgaaatGCTATTTAAATTGAACTAGATTGCAAGTCATTTTCTTGTGGCAGGCATGGCAGttctttcactttaaatgcCTTTGAACTGACTTTAAGGCAACTTCAGAAGTTGGCCCCTGAGCTACATCGTGTAGGTTGACTTGCTTATTTAAGTTCCACAtgctctctctttcttcttctggCTTTGATTTGGTGTTGTGACTCATATTACTTGAACTCCAGCACTAATACCTTTTGCCTCTGTTATATTATGATGCAGGTTCACTTTTTGCGTTACTTGAATAGCCTGTATCATGATGACTATTTTTCTGCATTGGAAAATCTTCATCGTTACTTTGATTACAGGTGAATTGGAACTTCCTTTTTTTCCCTATTTATATACAAGTGTACTGCTTATTGTACTTATAGCAGTTCCTAATGTCCTTTGGTGCTCgttattcttttcttcatcaattaacgtatttagttttttatcttaatattttttgcttCCACTTGTTTTGTTAATGCGATTAGTTTATTTAGGATGTGTTAGTCTCTTACTTAAAAACTGGTGCTGGTACATGTAATAGTTCAGGACTGTGAAGCATTATTAGGACTGAGATGTACATAATATCAGAACTTCTTGTACAAATTAACATATTTGGTTTTGCATATGGAAATGGGTGTCAGAGTCCTGTTTTTTTAGAAGGTGAAAGAATCTATGGACTTATCAGGGATTTTGATTGAGGGATAGCTAAACTTTGTACAGATTCATGTGCCAGCCATATTTGACATTCATATTCTGCTTTGAATGGGTTTGGGGGAAGCAATAACATTCTCTGatgttttaaattgttttaagagttgttatgtattattttccttaaatAGTAAACCCTATTTAGGGTGCCGCATGAGTATCCACCAATATTAATAGGTCCCTAGACTCATACATGTCTGTGAATATGTTTCTGTTTGAGCTATCTTCTTTTATTGTTCTCTTGGCTTTTAAATAGAGTGGAAGAAGCTATTTGGCAGAAATGAACCATTCTGATAAATTTTGGCACAATAGTGCAGGAATTGAGGGATTTGATTTTGTTCCTCCTACTGGTTGCAATAGTTTTGGAAGATATGAGATTGCACTGTTATGTTTGGGGATGATGCACTTTCACTTTGGGCATCCTAAGCAGGCTTTGGAGGTAAGCATGACTGCAGGACTTACTTTCCTATGATATGCCTAGATTTGCGTGGCAATTACTGAAAAAGTTGTGGTGGCAAGTAGGATTGTTGATTGGATTGCGGTGGCTAAGGCTTACCCATGtgtcttgaaaattttgggcTGTGCCTTTATTAAGTTGGGGGGATTGGCTGAGTTCTGTCAAAGATGTTTGTCCTAAAAACAATGCCTAGTCTTAGGTTGTCTCCATATGCTGCTTAATAAATCTTTATGCCAAGGCCAGTCAGAGCTCCTGATGCTCTTACTTTTGGTAGGCTGAGCTCAGTTGATATATATGTTTAGATGCCTGTATTTGGCAAGAGCTTCATGTCCCAAGATGAATTGGGAAAACCATTGCCTAACTTGCCCCAACCTCAAACTCAGCCCAGCCTTAGTGACAGGCTCACTTTTTTTGCTTATGGTGATTGTTCTGTGATGATTTCAGGTCCTTACTGAAGCTGTTCGTGTCTCCCAACAGGTAACTTCATTCTATTAGCCTGATGGCATTGAATGTTAATTTTCCAATTATTTCAAATGCTTTTCATACTATTAGGCcacataatttgaattttcgCAGCACAGCAATGATACTTGTCTGGCATACACCCTAGCAGCTATCTCCAACTTGTTGTCTGAAATTGGTTTCTCAACCACCAGTGGAATACTTGGATCGCCATTCTCTCCGATGACCAGTGTAGGCACTTCATTGTCTGTCCAGCAACAACTGTTTGTTCTCTTGAAAGGATCTCTAAAGAGAGCAGAGagtttaaaattgaaacaattgGTAGCTGCCAATCATCTTTCAATGGCTAAATTTGATTTGACGGTAAGAATGGGTATCAGTGCATAATGCGCAGTTTCCTCTACGACTTGATTTTTTCCTGCCTTCATTATAACTGATGTGCGTTTGTCATTCATTCTGCCCTTGGTTAAgataaaactattttcttaGGGATGAGATTTGCTGCAGCTAAGTCTTTATAGCTCTGTTATTTTATGATGTAACATTGAGCTGCTCTTTAGCCAGAACATTTTTTAGTATATAATAAATTCTCTTAGTAATGAACTGGTTAGAACAAACTGAAATGTTCTTGCACATAAATCTGCCAAAGTGGAGATTTTTCTAGGGCAAGTGCTAGAACATTCGGTCAAGGCTTGAGAACAACAACTTTATTTAAACATTCTAAGAGTATTCTGAATTATCCATCTTACAAGCATTGCTGTCAGAGACCTCTAACTAGGTGTATGGAGAACCTCTCCCCAGGAATGAGGAAGACATCTATATCAGCGATTTTGCTgattgatgatgaagaatattttaataaacttGTAGCTATTTAAAGTTTTCTTTTGGTGCCATGCTCATGTATTTTCTGTAGGAAGATGAAGTATATCTGGTAAAACAACAATCTTATATTTGTTGGGAATTGCTTGTTGGATGCTATTAGCAGTTTAGACAGAATGGATTTGAGAGTTTAGTGTTCATGTAGAACTGTTTCATTATCTTCAGTTCTTTACACTTTTGCTATTATCTCTGTATTTCCAACTTGTGATGTGAATCTGAAGTAATCAAATATGTTTATTCTGGAATTGCATAGAAATATGTTTTGGTTACTCATGAGCAAGTGAGCTTGAGTTGTAGTCCCAAATGAGCCTCATAAGCCTGGTATCAATTGACACTAGTTTGTTACAACTGATTTTGAGTTATGTTGATAATTAGATTTAGAATGCTAAATTGAAATGCAATATTCTACTCCCTTGGTTGATAAAATGATGTGAGGGAGATATTCGTGTGCACAAACAAGCTTGCACATATACAAACTCATAAACCCTATGGAAGTTACCACCATTTCATGTGGCTTTTATGATGGGGTACTTAcaaagttttaaatttctttctttctttctttttttttttttcactttttctccTTTCATGAACATATTATCACTTATGTTGTAGCATCAGAATGATCTTTGCTTGTTGGTGCTTTAAGAGAGGTTCTTTTTTGGGTAATATCATAGGTTCAGAGTTTTTAATGCATAAGTTTGTACTTTTGTGGGGAATATCATGATGAATGTTACCATGAATCAATGTAATAAGATTCCTCTGAAGAACTTGTGTTTTGTTGGATACGATATATGTGGTGggattctctctttctctctctctctctctctctctctctcctcgtAAGTAAAAGTCCTCATAATTAATGAGCATCCAAAAATGCCAAAAGTATGCATTATAAGAACTTAAAAAGGAATAGGGAACTACTACCCGAAGAAAAGAAGTTCCTGAAATCTAGAACATATAAGAACTTCTTAACAGAATAAGCTACAGGCAGTTGTGACCAGGCATTGGAAAAATCACCCTTGTCCCCTGGCTTCAGCCCACTCACTGCATGCTCTACTCGTATTGTTAGTCATATAATTTCTCTAACTCCAATGATTCATGGGCAAAACAAGAATGAACTAGCTATCATATCGTATCAGACACGTTTACTCTGTATACCCAATAATCGGCTACTACTTTCTATTTATTGGGTTCATATAACCCTAAATCTAGTTAAGAAATTTGTCCTATTAACCCAGCTCTTTGCTGTTAAAATACAAGAAAGAGCTAGAGTGCATACGGCAAAGAGAAAAATTTCAGCCGTAAATTGGTCCaatcttttccatttttatatAGCCTTGGTTCTCTTCTTATCATTGTGTATATTTCCTAATGAGTCATGAAGATATCTTTTAAGATGTAGCTGAAACGGAACTTATATTCTTGGTTCTTGTAAGGTTAATGAAACCCGTGGTACATAGAGTGAGGGCTTTTTCCGTTTTGTTCTTTCAATTTCTAAATCTGTTAattctttaatctttttattcttttgtgaATATGGAACCTTCTTATTGTCTCGTGCAGCATGTGCAGAGACCTCTGCTATCATTTGGTCCCAAGGCTTCCATGAAGCTTAGGACATGCCCAATTAGTGTTTGCAAGGTAATGTAGTTTTGTTTATCACCATGCTTGTTGCTTGTATATACGAGCACTTTTGTGATTGCATTTTGTTTCATACTATGTATAATCTTTGCAGGAACTAAGGTTAGGTTATCACTTAATCAGTGAATTTTGTTGCGAAGGCTCTACAATGACAACAGATGGTGCTTTTAGTACTGCATGGCTTAAGAACTTGCAAAAGCCCATGGGTTCGTTAGTGCTGTCTCAAGATAATAGTTCTAGGAACAATTCTAATCCTTTCCTATTCTGTACACAACCAAGTTCAATTCCTGGATCTGTTCTGCAGTTAGTAGGTTCTTCATATTTACATCGTGCTACTGCATGGGAGATATATGGAAGGTGACATTTAACAAGCACTTGTTAGATTTTGTTTGTTCCTTTTTGCACTGATTTAAGATCATACAGTTTTGACTTGTCATTCTTCTAGTTGATTGTACATATCTTTTCAACATAACCTACATCAAgggtttttttataaaagcGATTGACTGATAGTTTTAGTCTGCAAGTAGGAGATTCACTTGGTGAATGTAAGCTTCTGGTCCTTTTGGTAATACTCTCATGTGCTTCTTGATGCT
Protein-coding sequences here:
- the LOC18612222 gene encoding anaphase-promoting complex subunit 5, whose amino-acid sequence is MAGALKLPSAFAITPHKVSLCILVQIYASPSQVSVPFPFSSVSQHNRLGLYLLALTKSCDDILEPKLDQLISQLREIGGLLDHWLTDHLTSRLSSLSSPDDLFNFFNDMRGILGGPDSGVMEDDQVILDPNSNLGMFLRRCILAFNLLTFEGICHLLTNIGIYCKEAISSCSSYELRRLDDSGNDLESLSEYENMDLNLVFKKINEEMEARKRATEQVSFHLHLPKELSTLVEDIEVFADPKSEHNDKGRESSSYASSGDLLRDFDPNGGVFLRTNWQIQGYLTEQADAIEKHGSSFTLNAFELTLRQLQKLAPELHRVHFLRYLNSLYHDDYFSALENLHRYFDYSAGIEGFDFVPPTGCNSFGRYEIALLCLGMMHFHFGHPKQALEVLTEAVRVSQQHSNDTCLAYTLAAISNLLSEIGFSTTSGILGSPFSPMTSVGTSLSVQQQLFVLLKGSLKRAESLKLKQLVAANHLSMAKFDLTHVQRPLLSFGPKASMKLRTCPISVCKELRLGYHLISEFCCEGSTMTTDGAFSTAWLKNLQKPMGSLVLSQDNSSRNNSNPFLFCTQPSSIPGSVLQLVGSSYLHRATAWEIYGSAPLARVNALVYATCFADASSSSDAALVYVKLVQHLAVFKGYKEAFAALKIAEEKFLCVSKSWILILKLQLLHERALHRGHLKLAQQVCDELGVLASSVTAVDMDLKTEASLRHARTLLAAKQFSQAAAVAHSLFCMCYKFNLQVESASVLLLLAEIHMKSGNAVVGLPYALASLSYCQSFNLDLLRASATLTLAELWLSLGSNHTKTALSLIHGAFPMILGHGGLELSGRAYITEAKCYLSDPNFSVSDNPEVVLDPLRQASDELQALEYHELAAEAFYLMAIVFDKLGQLEKREEAAASFKNHIVALENSQNVEDLLLSV